The nucleotide window ACCATCGCGAACCCCTCGCTCGTCACGCCCGACTTCGAGCGGCTGGCCGACATCGCCCACGACCACGCGGTCCCGCTCGTCGTCGACAACACGTTCGCGACTCCCTACCTCTGTCGCCCGTTCGAACACGGTGCTGATATCACGTGGGAGTCGACGACGAAGTGGATCACGGGCAACGGCACCACTGTCGGCGGCGTCGTCGTCGACAGCGGGCAGTTCCCGTGGGACCACCCCGACGCCGACTACGACGAGCTGGACGGCGAGTCGTCGGCGTTCCCGATCAACTTCGTCGAGCAGTTCGGCGACGCCGCGTTCGCCAACGTCGTCCGCCAGCGCGGGGTGCGCCCGATCGGCGGCCAGCAGTCGCCCTTCGACGCGTGGCAGACGATTCAGGGGCTCAACACCCTCCCGCTGCGGATGGAGCGGCACTGCGAGAACGCGCGGCGGGTGGCCGAGTTCCTCCGCGACGACGAGCGCGTCGACTGGGTGTCGTACCCGGGGTTCGAGGACCACCAGAGCCACGGCAACGCCGCCGAGTACCTCGACGGCTTCGGCGGGATGGTCACCTTCGGCGTCGACGGCGGCTACGAGGCCGCGAAGACGTTCTGCGAGTCGGTCGAGCTGACGAGCTTCCTCGCGAACATCGGCGACGCGAAGACGCTCGTCATCCACCCGTCCTCCACGACGCACGCGCAGATGGACGAAGAACAGCAGCGGCTGGCGGGCGTCTACCCCGAGATGCTTCGGCTCTCGATCGGCATCGAGGACCCGGAGGACGTGATCGCCGACCTCGACGCGGGGCTGGCCGCAGGCGAGCGCGCGGCGGACGGGGAGAGCGCGGACGAAGAGAGCGCGGACGGAGCCGATACGGGCGGCGAGGGGGCCTGATCCGATGAGCACCGTCCCGACCGACCACGGCGTCGCCTCGCTCGGCGAGTTCACCTTCGAGTGCGGGCAGTCGGTGCCCGACTTCGAGGTCGCCTACGAGACCCACGGCGAGTTCGACGGCGACAACGTCGTGTTAATCTGTCACGCGCTCACCGGCAGCCAGAACGTCGCGCGGTCGCCCGCGCCGGAGCGCGACGCGGAGACCGCCGGGGCCGGGCAGGCCGGACAGGCCCGCGCGTGGTGGGACGACGTCGTCGGACCCGGGAAAGCGATCGACACGACGGAGTACTACGTCGTCTGCGCGAACGTCCCCGGCTCCTGTTACGGGACGACGGGTCCGGCCAGCGAGCGGCCCGCGGACCTCGACCTCCGGGAAGAGCCGGACCACGACCGCTGGGGGACCGCGTTCCCGCCGGTCCAGGTCGAGGACTGGGCGCGGGCGCAGCGCCGGCTGCTCGACCACCTCGGCGTCGGGCGGCTCCGCGCGGTCGTCGGCGGCAGCGTCGGCGGGATGAACGCCTTGGAGTGGGCGAAGCGCTACCCCGACGACGTCGACCGCGTGGTCGCCATCGCGACCGCCGGACGGCTCGACGCGCAGTGTCTCGCGCTCGACGCGGTCGCGC belongs to Halorubrum sp. DM2 and includes:
- a CDS encoding O-acetylhomoserine aminocarboxypropyltransferase/cysteine synthase family protein; this encodes MTRGFSTRSLHAGAEPDSATGARATPIHQTTSYVFDDADTAAEMYALRAEGHIYSRLSNPTVNVLEDRLADLSGGSDAVATGSGMAAFDAITTVLASAGDNVVASSEMYGGTAAYLTSIADRRGIEARLVDTLDYEAYADAIDGDTAFVHVETIANPSLVTPDFERLADIAHDHAVPLVVDNTFATPYLCRPFEHGADITWESTTKWITGNGTTVGGVVVDSGQFPWDHPDADYDELDGESSAFPINFVEQFGDAAFANVVRQRGVRPIGGQQSPFDAWQTIQGLNTLPLRMERHCENARRVAEFLRDDERVDWVSYPGFEDHQSHGNAAEYLDGFGGMVTFGVDGGYEAAKTFCESVELTSFLANIGDAKTLVIHPSSTTHAQMDEEQQRLAGVYPEMLRLSIGIEDPEDVIADLDAGLAAGERAADGESADEESADGADTGGEGA